Sequence from the Nocardiopsis sp. YSL2 genome:
GAGACCTCGGCCGAGCGCATGCCGCGCAGGGGGCAACGGCCGGCCGTGCGGGTCCCGGCGCACTCCGCGGACTGGGCGGCCGTCAGGACCGACACCACCAGCCCGTCGTAGTTCGTGGCCACGCGCGAGGCCTGTCCGTGGTCGTCGCGCAGTGCCAGGCACAGCCCGCACATGTGGGACATCCACTCCTCGGCCAGTCCGTCGGCCAGGGTGTGGCGGCACGGTCGCAGGATTCCGAACACGGGCGGGACCTCTTCTCCTGGCGGCACGGGCCACGGGACTCCGGTGGCTCCAGCGGGATATGACGCCGGTCCCGTTCCCCTGGTTCCGCGCGCGGGAGGGCGCCTCACGGCACCGCACGGCCGCGCCGGGATCAGCGACGGCGGCGCCCGGTCGCGGCCGACCGCTCGCCGATGAAGCGCTCCCACTGCTCCACGATGGGGCCGATGGCGTAGCGGCCCGCCGACAGCACCGCCTCCCGCCCCATCCGCAGCCGCTCGTCGCGGTCCTCGACCAGGCGCAGCATCGCGGTGGCGAGCGCGTCCACGTCCTGGTCGGGAACGAGCAGCCCGTCGCGCCCGTCCTCGATGATCTCCCGAGGGCCGTGCGGGCAGTCGAAGCTCACCGCGGGGACGCCCACCGAGAAGCCCTCGATGATCGTCATGCCGAAACCCTCCACCCGGGAGCTGACGGCCAGGATCGCGGCCTTGGCCAGTTCCCCCGTGAGGTCCTCGACACGTCCCATGAGGGTGACCTGGTTGCTCAGCCCCAGGTCGGTGATCCTCCGGCGCAGGGCCCCGTCCTTGCCGCCTCCCCCGTAGACGCGCAGCCGCCAGTCCGGGTGCTTGCCCGCGACGACGGCGAAGGCCTCCACGAGCTTGGGGTACTGCTTGACGGGCGCCATCCGGCCGGCGGCGGCGATGATCGGGTTGTCCTGCGTGGACCTGGGGTAGTCGCGGTCGGGCAGCGGGTTGGGCATCGCGGTCAGCCAGCCCGGGGCGGCGCCCAGGAACGCGCGGTAGGCGTCGCGGTCCGCCTCGGTCAGGACGGTCATGCCGTCGAGCCGCGGGTAGCGGCGCGCGATGAGCGCGCGCAGCTCGTCGGAGTGGTCCGCCAGGTTGACGTGCTCCTGCCCGATGGCCAGGACCCGCCGGGGCGCCCAGCGGGCCAGCAGGAGGTTGATGCCGGGCCGGGTGCCGATGACGACGTCGGCGTCGGTCCCCTTCAGGAAGCGGCGCAGCGCACGCGTCGCCGCGGGGGCGTAGAAGTCCTCCCGGCGCGCCTCGGCCCCACCGACGAGCGAGGCCGTGCGGCGCCGCGACACCCGGTCGGCGACGCGCTCGAGACGGGTGGGCGGCTCCCCCTTCCCCTCGCTCCCGGTCCGGGTCAGGGCGCGCAGCACCACGCCCTCGGGGACGTCGAAGAACGGTTCCTCCCTGCGCCGGACCAGGCTGACGATCTCCACCTCGTGGCGAGCCGCCAGACCCTCGGCGAGGTTGTAGACGGTACGAACGGTCCCGCCCATCCCGTAGCCGTTGGCGATGAGGAAGGCGATCTTCAACGGCCACCGCCGGCGTGCTCGACCGCCAGGAGCGAGAGTTCGTCCTTGACCGTGTAGTAGGGACGGATCCGCACCGCGGCGGCTCCCCCGGCCCGTTCCCCCGCGTCCACCACCGCCTCGGGGTAGACGATCTTGCGCTTCTTGCCGACGATGTCGTCGGCGTGCATGGCCAACCGCAGGCCCCGGCCGCCACCGGGTGTCCGGAGCCACAGGTCCCACTCGTTGTGCCGACGCTCGTGCTCGTGCGCGTCGGCGATCGGTGCCAGTGGGATGACGCAGTGGAACCGTGCGCCGTCGAGTTCGGCCGGAACGGCCAGCCGGCCGTCCAGGCCCCGCTGCCGGGCGACGACCTCGGCGGTGTCGGCTCCCTGGTCATCGGGGGCGTAGGCGAGGACGCCCGAGACACTGACCGCTCCGGTGCCGGTGTCGACGTCGACCCAGCCCACCTCCGCGTAGGGGGTGGCGGCGGCCGAGCGCAACCGCAGCCGACCGTCCCGGTCCCGGAACGTGCGCAGTTCGCGCTCGTGCCGACCCCGGAGGTAGGTGAGCCGGTCGGCGAGGCTGAGACCGGTGTCGCGTGTGGCGAGCGGGGCCGAACGGCCCTCCCCGTCGATCCACAGCACGTCCCAGACTCCCTCCGAGATGGGCAGGCCGGCCAGGGGCGCCCGTACGCGTGCGCCCTCTCTCTCCAGGTCGGTGACGCGGATCGCGGCTTCCCCGTCCCCCCGTCTGCGCAGGGCCAGACCGGCCCCCTGGTCCCCGTGGCCGGAGTCGAGCCGGAGTTCCAGAACGTCCTCGGCGTCGATCCGGCTGAGCTCTGCTCGCATGCGACCTCCACTTCATCGCCCCGCAGCGTGACCGGTCATGTTCATGTCGGTACGACACGGGACGCGGCTTTCACTCCCGATGAGCGAGGATGGAGTGGTGTGTACGGCCATCATGGAGCAGAGGGCGTTTGTTCCGGCTAAAGGCCGTGGTTCACGTGCGGGCGAAGGCCGTGGCGCGCCCGGGCGCCGGCCCGGGCGCGCGGATCAGCCCTCCTGGCCCTGGAGGCGGGTGGAAGGGATTTCGACGGCGGGGTGGGACGCGCTCCGCGCCCGTCCCACCCGTGCCACGCGTGCGGGGCCGCTCAGCCCCCGGCGCACACCAGGTCCGGCGCCCCCTGGGTACCCGAGCCGGTTCCCGTGAAACCGAACTCCGCGCTCTCGCCGGCGCCCAGCGCGCCGTTCCAGCCCAGGTCGGAAGCGGTGACCCGTGCCCCTTCGGAGGTGA
This genomic interval carries:
- a CDS encoding glycosyltransferase family 4 protein, encoding MKIAFLIANGYGMGGTVRTVYNLAEGLAARHEVEIVSLVRRREEPFFDVPEGVVLRALTRTGSEGKGEPPTRLERVADRVSRRRTASLVGGAEARREDFYAPAATRALRRFLKGTDADVVIGTRPGINLLLARWAPRRVLAIGQEHVNLADHSDELRALIARRYPRLDGMTVLTEADRDAYRAFLGAAPGWLTAMPNPLPDRDYPRSTQDNPIIAAAGRMAPVKQYPKLVEAFAVVAGKHPDWRLRVYGGGGKDGALRRRITDLGLSNQVTLMGRVEDLTGELAKAAILAVSSRVEGFGMTIIEGFSVGVPAVSFDCPHGPREIIEDGRDGLLVPDQDVDALATAMLRLVEDRDERLRMGREAVLSAGRYAIGPIVEQWERFIGERSAATGRRRR